From Calothrix sp. PCC 6303, a single genomic window includes:
- a CDS encoding cation:proton antiporter subunit C, with product MLEACVLATIFCGFFGIILKKNLVMKIVSMDVMSTGVIAYYVLIASRNGLFTPIFDGSKNHVYADPVPQAVILTAIVIGFSIQALMLVGVMKLARDNPTLETSEIEKNNTP from the coding sequence ATGTTAGAAGCATGTGTATTGGCAACAATTTTCTGTGGATTTTTCGGCATCATCTTAAAGAAAAACTTGGTGATGAAAATCGTATCAATGGATGTGATGAGTACGGGGGTTATCGCGTATTATGTGCTGATTGCTTCACGAAATGGATTGTTTACGCCGATTTTCGATGGTAGCAAAAACCATGTTTATGCTGATCCGGTTCCCCAAGCGGTGATATTAACAGCTATTGTAATTGGCTTTTCGATTCAGGCTTTAATGCTGGTGGGAGTGATGAAGTTAGCACGGGATAATCCCACTTTGGAAACTAGTGAGATCGAGAAGAATAATACGCCATGA
- the modA gene encoding molybdate ABC transporter substrate-binding protein, translated as MNKRRFLAFVSATMASFLLAIVFQLRVPSPIVTAQPNATLLVSTAASLKDAMEEIRENYQQRTPGISINYNFGASGALMQQIQQGATSDIFISAAKKQVDTLEQSGIIVVDTRSILAKNRLVLIVPKLTVGVTSFYNLTTDNIKKIAVGEPRSVPAGEYAEQVLQKLGIYHKLKPKFVYGNNVRQVLAAVEAGNADAGLVYQTDAAISNKIKIVVAADEKYHSPIVYPMAVLKQSKNITAARQFIKYLSSEEAKAIFDKYGFITTGI; from the coding sequence ATGAACAAAAGACGTTTTTTGGCTTTCGTTAGCGCAACGATGGCTAGTTTCTTATTAGCAATTGTTTTCCAATTACGGGTTCCCAGCCCGATTGTCACTGCACAACCTAATGCGACTTTGCTCGTATCCACTGCTGCCAGCTTAAAAGACGCAATGGAGGAAATTAGGGAAAACTACCAACAAAGGACACCTGGAATTAGCATCAACTATAATTTTGGCGCTTCTGGTGCCTTGATGCAACAAATCCAGCAAGGTGCCACATCCGATATATTTATCTCTGCTGCGAAAAAGCAAGTAGATACCTTAGAACAGTCAGGGATAATAGTTGTAGACACTCGGAGCATTCTAGCAAAAAACCGTCTGGTATTGATTGTCCCCAAGCTAACAGTTGGTGTAACTAGTTTCTATAATTTGACCACAGACAATATCAAAAAAATTGCCGTTGGTGAACCCAGAAGCGTACCAGCGGGAGAATATGCAGAACAAGTTCTACAAAAATTGGGCATTTATCACAAACTTAAACCAAAATTCGTCTATGGGAATAATGTGCGGCAAGTTCTAGCTGCGGTGGAGGCAGGTAACGCTGATGCGGGTTTGGTTTATCAAACTGATGCAGCAATTTCCAACAAGATAAAAATCGTTGTGGCTGCTGATGAGAAATATCATTCTCCCATAGTTTACCCGATGGCAGTATTGAAACAAAGCAAAAATATTACAGCAGCGAGGCAGTTTATCAAGTATTTATCTAGTGAAGAAGCTAAAGCCATTTTCGATAAATACGGCTTTATCACCACGGGGATTTAA
- a CDS encoding TOBE domain-containing protein, which translates to MPRKEQGWITFQTSEEERKILEEFCQQSQRTKTEILREMVRTLNKHPTPVLTTEDSVTKSGKNRKKPLEEEQKLEDSSNFSDEVQLTTQKKALKVSSRNLLKGVITQIVPGAVNCEVTMEIVHRVKLTSVITQVSAEELELAIGEEAYAVIKSTDIAIAIE; encoded by the coding sequence ATGCCAAGAAAAGAACAAGGATGGATCACATTTCAGACATCAGAGGAAGAGCGGAAAATCTTAGAAGAGTTCTGCCAACAGTCTCAACGGACTAAAACTGAGATTTTGCGAGAAATGGTGCGGACTTTGAATAAGCATCCGACACCAGTATTAACAACTGAAGACTCTGTTACAAAAAGCGGGAAAAATCGCAAGAAACCTCTTGAGGAAGAACAAAAGCTTGAGGATAGCAGTAATTTCTCAGATGAAGTACAACTTACTACTCAAAAGAAAGCATTAAAAGTTAGCTCTCGCAATCTCCTTAAGGGTGTAATTACACAAATTGTCCCTGGAGCGGTTAATTGTGAGGTAACGATGGAAATTGTTCATAGAGTGAAATTAACATCAGTAATTACACAAGTTTCTGCTGAGGAACTAGAACTTGCGATTGGGGAAGAAGCCTACGCTGTCATTAAGTCTACAGATATTGCGATCGCTATCGAGTGA
- a CDS encoding PAS domain S-box protein, with translation MEDKTLMSEISHDWQQMLEQDASNQIRFCWHKVKDFTQALPLLVNESIDVVILDLGFPASQDLQVISSICVIAPTTAVIVISLDPGEAILEDILDAGGEECLIYNQITPSLLRRSLISTVKRKKRQISPSLDLGLMIHDGEVILSANQIVAHITGYELTDLIGKSRHQFFTYESQVLIRENISKKYENLLQLAVVRKDGTILGVEVQTQAILYQEKEVWFEIIKNVTSIPKSKIVPTTAVKKHDDSTEKALQQSESQFRAIFERSSIGIGLVDIKAKVVDVNPVLCKIIGYSREEVCGRRFTDFIDQHGDDFKAYRQLLAGTQDSFELERGFLRQDQRSVWIHVSVSLITGIDQEPQYFLAIVEDITERKETDLKLKETRDVAEAGSRAKSEFLATMSHELRTPLNAIMGLSQLLQQEMLGELNEKQREYVTCIYSSGEHLLALINDILDLSKVEAGKEELSLVKLHIPDLCNYVISTVRDRAAAKQLDLTFTIDFQLETFIADERRLKQMLLNLLSNAIKFTPSGSVSLKVQQVSQGVNFIVSDTGIGIDENNFKFLFEPFKQLDSQLNRQYEGTGLGLALTRKLARLHNGEITVESTLGLGSQFTLFIPHPRATDSESLQLLEAVNLLEHSNNPEVIVKGIQSKRILLVEDEINTAIRLQDYLQTIGYQVEQIANSSNFLEKIDHHKPHLILLDIHLADKLTGWDLLKLLRQQPGFQNIPVVMMIPPSESSDNCIFPPGANDYLKKPISIVQLESMLIKYLNY, from the coding sequence ATGGAAGATAAAACTCTGATGTCTGAGATTAGTCACGATTGGCAGCAGATGCTTGAACAAGATGCATCCAATCAGATTAGGTTTTGCTGGCATAAGGTTAAGGATTTTACTCAAGCTTTACCTTTATTGGTGAATGAATCTATCGACGTAGTTATCTTAGATTTGGGTTTTCCAGCAAGTCAAGATTTGCAGGTTATTTCATCTATCTGTGTAATTGCCCCCACCACCGCAGTTATTGTAATTAGTTTAGATCCAGGTGAGGCAATTTTAGAGGATATTTTGGATGCAGGGGGAGAAGAATGTCTGATTTATAACCAAATTACCCCTAGCTTACTTCGTCGCAGTCTAATTAGTACGGTTAAGCGAAAAAAACGCCAAATTTCCCCAAGTCTAGATTTAGGCTTGATGATTCATGATGGGGAAGTTATTTTGAGTGCTAACCAAATTGTTGCTCATATTACTGGCTATGAATTGACAGATCTAATTGGCAAAAGTAGACACCAATTTTTTACCTACGAATCACAGGTATTAATTAGGGAAAATATTTCTAAAAAATATGAAAATCTCCTTCAGCTAGCTGTAGTTAGGAAAGATGGCACGATTTTAGGCGTGGAAGTTCAAACTCAAGCTATCCTGTATCAGGAAAAAGAAGTTTGGTTCGAGATCATTAAAAATGTAACAAGTATTCCAAAATCTAAAATTGTTCCAACAACCGCAGTTAAAAAACATGATGATTCCACCGAGAAAGCCCTACAACAAAGTGAAAGTCAGTTTAGAGCGATTTTTGAACGTTCCTCAATTGGAATCGGATTAGTAGATATTAAAGCCAAGGTTGTGGACGTGAATCCAGTGCTATGTAAAATCATTGGATACAGTCGGGAGGAGGTATGTGGTAGACGTTTTACTGATTTTATTGATCAGCATGGTGATGATTTTAAAGCTTATCGGCAACTCTTAGCAGGAACTCAAGATAGTTTTGAATTAGAAAGGGGTTTTCTCCGGCAAGATCAAAGATCAGTTTGGATACATGTCAGCGTCTCCTTAATTACTGGGATTGACCAAGAACCTCAGTATTTTTTGGCAATAGTTGAGGATATAACTGAACGGAAAGAAACAGATTTAAAGTTGAAGGAAACTAGAGATGTAGCTGAGGCAGGAAGCCGAGCTAAAAGTGAATTTTTAGCAACGATGAGTCACGAGTTAAGAACCCCATTAAATGCAATTATGGGGTTGTCTCAATTATTACAGCAGGAAATGCTGGGAGAATTAAACGAAAAGCAGCGGGAGTATGTCACCTGTATTTATAGTAGTGGTGAGCATCTGTTGGCACTAATTAATGATATTCTCGATTTGTCAAAGGTGGAAGCAGGCAAAGAAGAATTATCTTTAGTTAAATTGCATATTCCTGATTTGTGCAATTATGTGATTTCTACTGTACGCGATCGCGCTGCTGCTAAACAACTTGATTTAACGTTCACTATCGACTTTCAACTGGAAACCTTTATTGCTGATGAACGACGGTTGAAGCAGATGTTATTAAATTTACTTAGTAATGCGATCAAATTTACACCATCAGGTTCTGTCTCCTTAAAAGTTCAACAGGTTAGTCAGGGTGTTAATTTTATTGTCAGTGATACTGGAATCGGTATTGATGAAAATAATTTTAAATTTCTGTTTGAACCTTTTAAACAGCTTGATAGTCAGCTTAATCGACAATATGAAGGTACAGGTTTAGGATTAGCTTTGACTAGAAAATTGGCAAGGTTACATAACGGAGAGATTACAGTTGAATCCACTTTAGGTTTAGGCAGTCAATTTACATTGTTTATACCTCATCCCAGAGCAACGGATAGTGAATCACTACAACTGCTCGAAGCAGTGAATTTATTAGAACATAGTAATAATCCTGAAGTTATAGTAAAAGGCATTCAAAGTAAACGAATTTTATTAGTGGAAGACGAAATTAATACTGCTATTAGACTCCAGGACTATCTACAAACAATTGGTTATCAAGTGGAACAAATAGCTAATAGTAGTAATTTTTTAGAGAAAATTGATCACCACAAACCACACTTGATTTTACTAGATATACATTTGGCAGATAAGTTAACCGGCTGGGATTTACTCAAATTACTGCGACAACAACCAGGTTTTCAAAACATTCCTGTAGTTATGATGATACCGCCAAGTGAATCTTCTGATAATTGTATTTTTCCTCCAGGTGCAAATGACTATCTCAAAAAACCAATTAGTATTGTGCAATTGGAATCGATGCTGATTAAGTATTTGAATTATTGA